In Brachypodium distachyon strain Bd21 chromosome 2, Brachypodium_distachyon_v3.0, whole genome shotgun sequence, one genomic interval encodes:
- the LOC100830004 gene encoding protein NRT1/ PTR FAMILY 5.1 isoform X1, translated as MAFYGVASNLVVYLTTQLREETVSSVRSVNNWTGSVWMTPIVGAYIADTFLGRFWTFTISSFIYLSGMVLITLAVSVKTLHPHCTPDGGCARATRQQVTFFYAALYTMAIGAGGTKPNVSTFGADQFDDLDARERKIKASFFNWWTFSSFTGGLVAMLVLVYVQEEVGWGVGYTIPTVGLALSLLLFYVGTPFYRHKPLRRSTAAGPAKLIGKVLRAAYEKRGCQLPSDPKELHERDTAWYAAAGNKRRLLHTPAYRFLDKAACTLSERESETSLAMVSCCTVTEVEEVKLIAGMIVVWLVTLVPCTIWVQVNTLFVKQGTTLDRSVGGLRIPAASLGSFITISMLLSIPIYDRVFVPLVRRRTGNPRGITLLQRLGIGCALQVLVVACAYLVEIRRMRVIRERSIHGAHDTVPMNIFWMLPQYVLLGVGDVFNSIGILEFFYDQSPEGMQSLGTTFFTRGLGVGNFLNSLLVTIVDQATRGSSGKSKSWIGDNLNDSHLDYYYVFLVFLSVVNMALFVWVAMRYKYKREFMEDGAIGISETDIVAGGKVTDTLLMLEHGKAEGCGKVADTPLVVEHGKVDSP; from the exons ATGGCGTTCTACGGCGTGGCCTCGAACCTGGTGGTGTACCTGACGACGCagctgcgggaggagacggTGTCGTCGGTGCGCAGCGTCAACAACTGGACGGGGTCCGTGTGGATGACGCCCATCGTGGGAGCATACATCGCCGACACCTTCCTCGGCCGCTTCTGGACCTTCACCATCTCCTCGTTCATATACCTCTCC GGTATGGTTCTCATAACCTTGGCCGTCTCCGTCAAGACGCTACACCCGCATTGCACGCCGGACGGTGGCTGCGCCCGGGCTACGCGGCAGCAGGTGACCTTCTTCTACGCGGCGCTGTACACCATGGCcatcggcgcgggcggcaccaaGCCCAACGTCTCGACGTTCGGCGCCGATCAATTCGACGACCTGGACGCGCGGGAGCGCAAGATCAAGGCCTCCTTCTTTAACTGGTGGACGTTTAGCTCCTTCACCGGCGGCCTCGTCGCCATGCTGGTCCTTGTTTACGTGCAAGAGGAGGTCGGCTGGGGCGTCGGGTACACGATCCCCACAGTCGGCCTCGCCCTGTCCCTCCTGCTCTTCTACGTGGGCACGCCGTTCTACCGGCACAAGCCACTCAGGCGAAGCACGGCAGCCGGACCGGCAAAGCTGATCGGAAAGGTGTTGAGGGCGGCTTATGAGAAGCGGGGATGTCAGCTCCCGAGCGACCCCAAGGAGCTCCACGAGCGCGACACGGCGTGGTACGCCGCGGCCGGCAACAAGAGGCGTCTGCTCCACACGCCGGCGTATAGGTTCTTGGACAAGGCGGCCTGCACGTTGTCGGAGCGTGAGAGTGAGACGAGCCTGGCCATGGTGTCCTGCTGCACCGTGACCGAGGTGGAAGAGGTGAAGCTCATAGCCGGCATGATCGTCGTGTGGCTGGTGACCCTGGTGCCCTGCACCATCTGGGTGCAGGTGAACACCCTCTTCGTGAAGCAGGGAACCACGCTGGACCGCTCCGTTGGCGGCCTCCGCATCCCGGCCGCTTCCCTGGGCAGCTTCATCACCATCTCCATGCTGCTCTCAATCCCGATCTACGACCGCGTGTTCGTGCCGCTCGTGCGCCGCCGCACCGGCAACCCCCGGGGCATCACCCTGCTGCAGCGGCTCGGCATCGGCTGCGCGCTCCAGGTACTGGTCGTGGCCTGCGCTTACCTCGTCGAGATCAGGCGGATGCGCGTGATCAGAGAGCGCTCTATCCACGGTGCCCACGACACCGTGCCTATGAACATCTTCTGGATGCTGCCGCAGTACGTGCTCCTGGGCGTCGGCGACGTCTTCAACTCGATCGGCATCCTCGAGTTCTTCTACGACCAGTCGCCCGAGGGTATGCAGAGCCTCGGCACCACATTCTTCACCCGTGGGCTCGGCGTCGGTAACTTCCTCAACAGCCTGCTAGTGACGATCGTCGACCAGGCCACCAGGGGATCTTCAGGGAAGAGCAAGAGCTGGATCGGtgacaacctcaatgactcgCACCTCGACTACTACTACGTGTTCCTCGTGTTCCTCTCTGTTGTGAACATGGCGCTGTTTGTGTGGGTTGCCATGAGGTACAAGTACAAAAGGGAGTTCATGGAGGACGGGGCAATAGGGATATCCGAGACTGACATCGTGGCTGGCGGCAAGGTGACGGACACACTATTGATGCTGGAGCATGGTAAGGCGGAGGGCTGCGGCAAGGTGGCGGACACGCCGTTGGTGGTGGAGCATGGTAAGGTGGATTCTCCGTAA
- the LOC100830004 gene encoding protein NRT1/ PTR FAMILY 5.1 isoform X2, with the protein MEEPKQQEFTKDGSVDLRGRPALASRTGRWKAFPEHAGYEAFERMAFYGVASNLVVYLTTQLREETVSSVRSVNNWTGSVWMTPIVGAYIADTFLGRFWTFTISSFIYLSGMVLITLAVSVKTLHPHCTPDGGCARATRQQVTFFYAALYTMAIGAGGTKPNVSTFGADQFDDLDARERKIKASFFNWWTFSSFTGGLVAMLVLVYVQEEVGWGVGYTIPTVGLALSLLLFYVGTPFYRHKPLRRSTAAGPAKLIGKVLRAAYEKRGCQLPSDPKELHERDTAWYAAAGNKRRLLHTPAYRFLDKAACTLSERESETSLAMVSCCTVTEVEEVKLIAGMIVVWLVTLVPCTIWVQVNTLFVKQGTTLDRSVGGLRIPAASLGSFITISMLLSIPIYDRVFVPLVRRRTGNPRGITLLQRLGIGCALQVLVVACAYLVEIRRMRVIRERSIHGAHDTVPMNIFWMLPQYVLLGVGDVFNSIGILEFFYDQSPEGMQSLGTTFFTRGLGVGNFLNSLLVTIVDQATRGSSGKSKSWIGDNLNDSHLDYYYVFLVFLSVVNMALFVWVAMRYKYKREFMEDGAIGISETDIVAGGKVTDTLLMLEHGKAEGCGKVADTPLVVEHGKVDSP; encoded by the exons ATGGAGGAACCCAAGCAGCAAGAGTTCACCAAGGACGGCTCCGTGGACCTCCGCGGTCGACCGGCCCTCGCGTCGCGGACAGGCCGTTGGAAGGCGTTTCCT GAGCATGCAGGGTACGAGGCGTTCGAGCGGATGGCGTTCTACGGCGTGGCCTCGAACCTGGTGGTGTACCTGACGACGCagctgcgggaggagacggTGTCGTCGGTGCGCAGCGTCAACAACTGGACGGGGTCCGTGTGGATGACGCCCATCGTGGGAGCATACATCGCCGACACCTTCCTCGGCCGCTTCTGGACCTTCACCATCTCCTCGTTCATATACCTCTCC GGTATGGTTCTCATAACCTTGGCCGTCTCCGTCAAGACGCTACACCCGCATTGCACGCCGGACGGTGGCTGCGCCCGGGCTACGCGGCAGCAGGTGACCTTCTTCTACGCGGCGCTGTACACCATGGCcatcggcgcgggcggcaccaaGCCCAACGTCTCGACGTTCGGCGCCGATCAATTCGACGACCTGGACGCGCGGGAGCGCAAGATCAAGGCCTCCTTCTTTAACTGGTGGACGTTTAGCTCCTTCACCGGCGGCCTCGTCGCCATGCTGGTCCTTGTTTACGTGCAAGAGGAGGTCGGCTGGGGCGTCGGGTACACGATCCCCACAGTCGGCCTCGCCCTGTCCCTCCTGCTCTTCTACGTGGGCACGCCGTTCTACCGGCACAAGCCACTCAGGCGAAGCACGGCAGCCGGACCGGCAAAGCTGATCGGAAAGGTGTTGAGGGCGGCTTATGAGAAGCGGGGATGTCAGCTCCCGAGCGACCCCAAGGAGCTCCACGAGCGCGACACGGCGTGGTACGCCGCGGCCGGCAACAAGAGGCGTCTGCTCCACACGCCGGCGTATAGGTTCTTGGACAAGGCGGCCTGCACGTTGTCGGAGCGTGAGAGTGAGACGAGCCTGGCCATGGTGTCCTGCTGCACCGTGACCGAGGTGGAAGAGGTGAAGCTCATAGCCGGCATGATCGTCGTGTGGCTGGTGACCCTGGTGCCCTGCACCATCTGGGTGCAGGTGAACACCCTCTTCGTGAAGCAGGGAACCACGCTGGACCGCTCCGTTGGCGGCCTCCGCATCCCGGCCGCTTCCCTGGGCAGCTTCATCACCATCTCCATGCTGCTCTCAATCCCGATCTACGACCGCGTGTTCGTGCCGCTCGTGCGCCGCCGCACCGGCAACCCCCGGGGCATCACCCTGCTGCAGCGGCTCGGCATCGGCTGCGCGCTCCAGGTACTGGTCGTGGCCTGCGCTTACCTCGTCGAGATCAGGCGGATGCGCGTGATCAGAGAGCGCTCTATCCACGGTGCCCACGACACCGTGCCTATGAACATCTTCTGGATGCTGCCGCAGTACGTGCTCCTGGGCGTCGGCGACGTCTTCAACTCGATCGGCATCCTCGAGTTCTTCTACGACCAGTCGCCCGAGGGTATGCAGAGCCTCGGCACCACATTCTTCACCCGTGGGCTCGGCGTCGGTAACTTCCTCAACAGCCTGCTAGTGACGATCGTCGACCAGGCCACCAGGGGATCTTCAGGGAAGAGCAAGAGCTGGATCGGtgacaacctcaatgactcgCACCTCGACTACTACTACGTGTTCCTCGTGTTCCTCTCTGTTGTGAACATGGCGCTGTTTGTGTGGGTTGCCATGAGGTACAAGTACAAAAGGGAGTTCATGGAGGACGGGGCAATAGGGATATCCGAGACTGACATCGTGGCTGGCGGCAAGGTGACGGACACACTATTGATGCTGGAGCATGGTAAGGCGGAGGGCTGCGGCAAGGTGGCGGACACGCCGTTGGTGGTGGAGCATGGTAAGGTGGATTCTCCGTAA
- the LOC100846812 gene encoding CASP-like protein 4B4 isoform X2 has product MADAPAADPEKAGTHGSAGGDDASGGGAVAAVVGRWRRQDLLEKSGSALRAAAWALSLLSFLVMAANEHGDWKQFDHYEEYRYIVAVGLLAFIYTTLQLVRHGVRLTGGQDLQSKAGLLVDFAGDQANFPASASDDAHTHFIATLCQFDTCLLSCIEHWSRCLVKIVGAESQ; this is encoded by the exons aTGGCGGACGCCCCCGCTGCCGACCCGGAGAAGGCCGGCACCCACGGTAGTGCCGGAGGGGACGACGCctccggcggaggcgcggtggccgccgtggtcgggcgctggcggcggcaagacctCCTGGAGAAATCCGGGTCGGCGCTGCGGGCCGCGGCGTGGGCGCTCTCCCTGCTCTCGTTCCTCGTCATGGCCGCCAACGAGCACGGCGACTGGAAGCAGTTCGATCACTATGAGGAGTACCG GTACATCGTCGCTGTCGGGCTGCTGGCGTTCATCTACACCACgctgcagctggtgcggcACGGCGTCCGGCTCACCGGCGGACAGGACCTCCAGAGCAAGGCAGGCCTGCTTGTCGACTTCGCAGGAGATCAG gcGAACttcccggcctctgcatcggaCGATGCACACACCCATTTTATTGCAACATTATGTCAATTCGACACATGTCTACTTTCTTGCATCGAACATTGGTCACGTTGTCTCGTAAAGATAGTTGGAGCAGAATCACAGTAA
- the LOC104583193 gene encoding uncharacterized protein LOC104583193 translates to MNRSLTNLQATDTYFHGIISGKPAVPLGRVSLDVVFGNTANFRKERIDFEVLDWKSQYHMLLGRPALARFMAIPYYAYLMMKMRGPYGIITIRGSFTRSDNYDREFHKLAEPFGKQAELTSLKETTDNDVLPMTKKAPQQMEFSTKSDTTEHQVHPTDPSKTVLVSSSLPAA, encoded by the coding sequence ATGAACAGATCTTTAACAAATCTTCAAGCTACAGATACATATTTCCACGGAATTATTTCGGGAAAACCAGCAGTACCGTTGGGCCGGGTCAGCCTCGACGTCGTCTTTGGCAACACCGCTAATTTTCGCAAGGAGCGGATCGATTTTGAAGTACTCGACTGGAAGTCACAATACCACATGCTTCTAGGCCGGCCGGCACTCGCCAGGTTTATGGCCATCCCCTACTATGCATATCTCATGATGAAAATGCGTGGACCGTacggcatcatcaccatcCGGGGAAGCTTTACAAGATCGGACAACTATGACAGAGAGTTCCATAAACTTGCTGAGCCATTCGGCAAGCAGGCGGAACTCACCTCTTTGAAGGAAACGACGGACAACGATGTACTTCCCATGACGAAGAAAGCGCCACAACAGATGGAGTTCAGCACGAAGAGCGACACGACGGAACATCAGGTACACCCGACGGATCCCAGTAAAACAGTGCTGGTGTCCTCGAGTCTTCCTGCAGCATAG
- the LOC100846812 gene encoding CASP-like protein 4B4 isoform X1, translating to MADAPAADPEKAGTHGSAGGDDASGGGAVAAVVGRWRRQDLLEKSGSALRAAAWALSLLSFLVMAANEHGDWKQFDHYEEYRYIVAVGLLAFIYTTLQLVRHGVRLTGGQDLQSKAGLLVDFAGDQMMAYLVMSALSAAIPITNRFREGTDSEFTDSSAASISMAFFAFICLALSALISGFKLSKQTYI from the exons aTGGCGGACGCCCCCGCTGCCGACCCGGAGAAGGCCGGCACCCACGGTAGTGCCGGAGGGGACGACGCctccggcggaggcgcggtggccgccgtggtcgggcgctggcggcggcaagacctCCTGGAGAAATCCGGGTCGGCGCTGCGGGCCGCGGCGTGGGCGCTCTCCCTGCTCTCGTTCCTCGTCATGGCCGCCAACGAGCACGGCGACTGGAAGCAGTTCGATCACTATGAGGAGTACCG GTACATCGTCGCTGTCGGGCTGCTGGCGTTCATCTACACCACgctgcagctggtgcggcACGGCGTCCGGCTCACCGGCGGACAGGACCTCCAGAGCAAGGCAGGCCTGCTTGTCGACTTCGCAGGAGATCAG ATGATGGCGTACCTTGTGATGTCTGCATTGTCCGCCGCGATTCCAATCACAAACCGGTTCCGCGAGGGCACGGACAGCGAGTTCACAGACTcatccgccgcctccatcagCATGGCCTTCTTCGCTTTCATCTGCCTCGCGCTCTCTGCTCTCATCTCAGGTTTCAAGCTGTCCAAGCAGACCTACATATGA